One stretch of Eretmochelys imbricata isolate rEreImb1 chromosome 1, rEreImb1.hap1, whole genome shotgun sequence DNA includes these proteins:
- the GJA5 gene encoding gap junction alpha-5 protein gives MDNWTFLGEFLEEVHKHSTVVGKVWLTVLFIFRMLVLGTAAESSWGDEQSDFMCDTRQPGCENVCYDKAFPISHIRYWVLQVIFVSTPSLVYMGHAMHTVRIEEKRKMKEAEMRAKGIRSSGDTYHQQEYPVAEKAELSSGEESSGKIILQGSLLNTYVYSILIRITMEVVFIVGQYILYGIFLQTLYTCHRDPCPHPVNCYVSRPTEKNVFIIFMLSVAMLSLLLSLAELYHLGWKKAKQKCAKSYKSSPTMAAGKLEPAPQVEKAQSCTPPPDFNQCLVNPNGKFISPFSNKMATQQNTDNFATESQENAAGEGQFIQISYAQSPEAPNDSAPHQVSNGYFNEKRRLSKTSRASSKTRSDDLSV, from the coding sequence ATGGATAACTGGACCTTCCTGGGAGAGTTCCTTGAAGAGGTCCACAAGCATTCCACCGTGGTGGGAAAAGTCTGGCTGACCGTGCTTTTCATCTTCCGGATGCTGGTGTTGGGCACAGCGGCAGAGTCCTCGTGGGGAGATGAGCAGTCTGACTTCATGTGTGACACCCGGCAGCCTGGCTGTGAGAACGTTTGCTATGATAAGGCTTTTCCCATCTCCCACATCAGGTACTGGGTCCTTCAGGTCATCTTTGTCTCCACCCCATCCCTGGTGTACATGGGGCATGCGATGCACACAGTGCGCAtagaggagaagagaaaaatgaaggagGCAGAAATGAGGGCAAAGGGGATTAGAAGCAGTGGTGACACTTACCACCAACAGGAGTACCCTGTGGCAGAGAAGGCAGAGCTCTCCAGTGGGGAGGAATCAAGTGGGAAAATAATACTCCAGGGTAGCTTGCTAAACACCTATGTCTACAGCATTTTGATCCGCATCACTATGGAAGTGGTCTTCATCGTTGGACAATACATCCTCTATGGGATCTTCCTGCAGACTCTGTACACCTGTCACCGGGACCCTTGCCCTCACCCTGTGAACTGCTACGTCTCGCGGCCCACAGAGAAGAACGTCTTCATCATCTTCATGCTGTCCGTGGCGATGTTGTCGCTCTTGTTGAGTCTGGCCGAGCTGTACCACCTGGGGTGGAAAAAAGCCAAGCAGAAGTGTGCTAAATCTTACAAATCCAGCCCCACCATGGCTGCTGGCAAACTGGAGCCTGCACCGCAAGTGGAGAAGGCTCAAAGTTGCACTCCCCCTCCAGATTTTAATCAGTGTTTGGTCAATCCCAATGGGAAATTCATCAGCCCTTTCAGCAATAAAATGGCCACTCAGCAGAACACAGACAACTTTGCCACTGAGAGTCAAGAGAATGCAGCTGGAGAAGGCCAATTTATCCAGATCAGCTATGCACAGAGTCCTGAGGCACCCAATGACTCTGCCCCCCACCAGGTCTCCAATGGTTATTTCAATGAGAAACGCAGGCTCAGCAAGACCAGCCGTGCCAGCAGTAAGACTAGGTCAGATGACCTGTCCGTGTGA